From the Candidatus Paceibacterota bacterium genome, the window AAGCCATCACTATTATTTTTTTCTATGATAGCGCTGCTTATATCCTTAATAGCCGCTTCAATAATATTTGGTTCAGATTCTAGTGAAGACATATTATTAAAAGTTAATATCGATCCTTATCTCGGGTGGTTACCTTATCGAAACTCTTGCGAATAGCCTTGTCTAAATCAATATCATTAGAATTTGCCAGACAGATTAAAGTATAGATGATATCGCCAATTTCTTCCTCTAAATCCTGCTTGGCTTCATCATCTTTTTTCTTTTTCGGCCCATAAATGTGATTGATCAGGCGGGCCAATTCCCCACCCTCTTCAAACAACCGCACAATTATTTCGTGCGGTGTCCAATATTGCCAGTCTTTTTCCTTGAACCATTTATCCAGTTCTTGTTGGTAATTTTTCATATTAAGCGTCCCAGAAATTTTTTCCGGTTTTTAATGATTCAAAGTAAGTTGGAAGAGGAGCAAATAGCGGCGTTGGCAATTTATTCGTATCGTACCAATTCCAACTTTCTATCTTATTTGGCTCAACTATCTTTGGTTCACCATTTTTCCAATCAGCGATTAACCCCACATCAATATAATGTTTCGGCGCGTATTCTTTTAGATTCACTAATCGTAGAAAACGGATGTTTTCAATTTCCATTCCAGTTTCTTCCCTTACTTCCCGTCTAGCGCATTCTTCAAAGGATTCCATGTATTCCAGATGTCCACCCGGCCATGCATATTCACCTTCTCCATGTGAACCTCGTCTTTTTCCGAGTAAGACCTTGCCGTCTTTAAAAATCATGACCCCGACACCAACTTTTGGGAATAGTTGTTCAGACATTTGGTGGACCATACCGGAATCGAACCGGTTACCTCTTCCATGCCATGGAAGCGCTCTACCAAGTGAGCTAATGGCCCAATGTATTCCCTATTGTAATGCAAAAAGTTCTTCCTGCCATCCGGAAAGCGCCTTACCAAGTGAGCTAATGGTCCGTGATTTTATTTTATCAAATTTCGGAGCACTGGGATTTGAACCCAGAGTCCTACGAACCCGAATCGTAGATGTTACCGTTACACCATGCTCCGGTGGGCACGGGAGAGGATTTGGTCACAAATATTTGCCTGCTGGCAAATTTCGCGACCCCGCCTCGCGCCGACGCGCTCCGGCTTTCAAATCTCCCCGCGCCTCTCAATGATTACCTCTCGATGTGCCCCCGGCACATCTTGCGGATCATTGTGGGCACGGGGAGATTTGAACTCCCAATCCTTGCGGAATACGTCTCTGAAACGTACGTGTATACCAGTTCCACCACGTGCCCTATTTATAGTGTGGTCACAGATAATTTCCTCGCCGGTCGCTCAGAAATTTCCGCGACCCCGCCTCGCCTGTTTTTGTTACTACAAAAACATGGCTGCGGCTCGCACCAGTCTCCAAAAACCTAAAGCAGTTTAGGTTTTTGTTGCTGGTGCGCGCACTAGGGGTCGAACCTAGGACCTCACGAGTATCAGTCGTGTGCTCTACCAACTGAGCTATACGCGCATTTAACAGAGTTAAAAGATAACAAAAAATGTTGAAAAATAAAAGCGACAGCGCCGAAGCATGATGCGACGGCGCTGTTGGAGATGATAAAGCATTGAATCCCTGAAGAAGAAGGAGGATGGCAACCATAAGGGCGATGAAACCTACTCCAATGAGAAGGGACAATCCCACATCTTTAAAAAGTCGCCCCCAACTTTGATCATCAGGATCAATACGATGAGTATAAAAAGACATAACCTATTTACATAATACCATATCTAAATAAAAAGTCAATAAAGACAAAGGCGCTTCACTAAAGTGAAGCGCCTTGAAAGCTGCAAGAATCTTAATGAAGATTCAGTGGATAGACCGGCTTGTTTTGGATCACGCGGACCACTTGAGCCGGAATGTCTCCGTAAAAGTACAGAGCTATCGCGAAGGCATAGCAAACAAAAAGTTTCATTCTTTTATATTCTATCATATATACCGAGGAAAGTCAACCAAGAAAAAGCGGCCCTAACGGGCCGCTTTTTAGCATTCTTTCTTTTGTTCCGTTCTTACCTCGCCGAAGCTCTTTCGAGCGAAGGCGGGTCTGTCTTCCCAGATGCCAGATCATCTTTCAGAATGTAGATCATCATTCATCATATACTCGATCGAGATATACGATATCGACACCTTCAGCCCAGCACTTTGCAAGCAAAGTGCTGGACGTTTTTCAATTTGAATTATTCCACGAGCAGCTTCCGCTACCCGTGCCTTGTTACGACTTACTCCCTGTTACTAAGTTTACCGTAGGCCCACACGAGGTGAGACTTCGGGTACTCCTAGTTTCCTTGAGTTGACGGGCGGTGAGTACAAGACTTGAGAACGTATTCACCGCGGTATAGCTGACCCGCGATTACTAGCAATTCCGGCTTCATGAGGTCGAGTTGCAGACCTCAATCCGAACTGGCGCCGCTTTTCTAACGATTTGCTCTGCCTTACGGCTTTGCGTCGCGTTGTAGCGGCGATTGTATTATGTGTGTAGCCCAAGATATCAAAGGGACATGCTGACCTGGCGTCATCCTCACCTTCCCCCCAGCACCATTTTCCCGAATAGAAATTTCTACTGCCGAAAAATGGTGCTGGGTGGTCTCGCGTGACACTTATAACACGCGACGAGGGTTGCGTTCGTTACCCCACTTAAGGGAACAATTCAAACCACGAACTGACGACGGCCATGCATCACCTGTCCAACCGTCCTTGTGAGACGACAATAGTTTCCTACTGTCTTCGCTTGGATTTCTAACCTTGGTAAGGTTCTTCGTTTGTCGTCGAATTGAACCACATAATCCACTGCTTGTGCAAGTCCCCGTCTATTCCTTTGAGTTTTAGCCTTGCGGCCGTACTACCCAGGCGCTTCTCTTAACGCGTTAGCTACGCCTCTCAGAGGGTCGATACTCCGAAAAGCTAGAGAAGATCGTTTAGGGCGTGGACTACTGGGGTATCTAATCCCATTCGCTACCCACGCTTTCGTGTTTCAGCGTCAGGAATGTGCCAGTGAATTGCCTTCGCATTTGGTGTTCCCCATGATATCAACGGATTTCACCCCTACACCATGAGTTCCATTCACCTCTCACATCCTCTAGATTTGCCGTTTCTTCTGCGAGCCCCCGGTTGAGCCGAAGAATTTGACAGAAGACTAACAAAACCGCCTACACACCCTTTACGCCCAATGATTCCGGATAACGCTTGGGGCACTCGTATTACCGCTGCTGCTGGCACGAGTTTAGCAACCCCTTATTCTTCGGGTACTATCAATAACTTTCTCCCCGACAAAAGCAGTTTACATACCGAAGCACTTCATCCTGCACGCGGCGTCGCTCCGTCAGGCTTTCGCCCATTGCGGAAGATTCTCGACTGCGGCCACCCGTAGGTGTATGGACCGTATCTCAGTTCCATCGGTGGGGATCCGCCTCTCAGCGCCCCTAGACGTCATAGCCTTGGTGAGCCATTACCTCACCAACTAGCTGATATCCCGCAGGCCTTTCCCGAAGCGAAATTCTTTGCTCCTTAGAGATTATCCGGTATTAGCTCATCTTTCGATGAGTTATTCCAGACTTCGGGGGAAGTACCTACGTGTTACTACCTCGTTTGCCACTGCCCAACACTTTGCTAATCAATTCTTTCTCAAAAGAATTGCCGAACAAAGTGTTGGGCCGTTTGACTTGCATGCCTTATCCACGCCGCCAGCGTTCATCCTGAGCTAGGATCAAACTCTAAAATTAAATTTTAAAGAAAAATTTCTTTGAAATTTTTTAGAACGGAACAAAAGAAAAAATGCTAATTTTTTCTTTCATTTCCCAGCTCGAATCGTTTAAATTTTGTGTGATCCCACTTCGCTCTGAAACAGAGCTCCGCGAGATTGACTTGCACTGTCTCCAGGTTAATAGAGACAATACGTTCTTACTTATGAATAATTTCAATGAACAAACCGCCGCTTCTCCAAAAAGCGTTTTAATGCAATTAGATAAGCGGTAGGAGTAGTATAGTCACTTAAAAAAGGATGTCAAGTTTTGGCTTAAAATAAGGGTATTTGGGCTAGCGGAGATAAGAAATAAGCCGGCGAATTTAAGGAGTTTGGGTCTATCGAGAATTTGATTTCCCAATATTAATTGGAAGAGGTTGAAGAAGCTTCGGCAGATGGAGTGGATGTATCGGGAGCAGGTGGAGTTGGTTCCGGCGTAACTGTATCAGTGGAAGAAGCACTCACCGAAGAAGTAGAGGAAGCGTCTTCTATTACAGTATGGTCGCTTCCGCCGTTCTCTCCCCCATTATCTGGAACAATCACTGTATTGTTGTTGGAATCAGTAGTAATTATTGTGCCACTACCCGGTGCGCCAGTTGCATCGCTACTGGTAGGGGTTGAAGTTGCCGATTCATCTGGACACTCGCCCGGGTCAGTCTTCATTGTTCCGTTTTGCATAGTAATGCAATAGTAGTCTCCCGTGACTTTATCCTTAATGGTAATCCCTTCTTCTACTTTTACATGCTTTACCGTCAATCTCTCCACAAACACATTCTTCAAGTAAGCAATACCATCCACTACCTCAGCGCCAAAGGACTGAAGAGCTCCGAGAATCTCTCCTCCAAGAGAGGTGTGATTAGTTCCGAGATTGGTGAGAGATTCAATGGAAGAGACTCGGATCTCTAGGGAGGCTAGGGCTTCAGTGGTGGAAGCATTTTGATCCTCGAGCTTCTTTGAAAGAGCCTGTATTCCTACTAGAGCAATGCCGGCGGGATCAATGGTGGAGATGGAGGTGTTGGAGTTTCCAACGTGAAAGGTCTCATAGAAGTCTTGAGCTACCGGACCAATGTGTTTAACTGTGGAGTCTTCACTCTTGTAGTTCCATTCTGTGACTGGGAGAGAATTGATTTTCTTTAAGATATCTTCTCCATCTAATGGAGTGAGGTTCTCCTTG encodes:
- a CDS encoding MazG nucleotide pyrophosphohydrolase domain-containing protein, producing the protein MKNYQQELDKWFKEKDWQYWTPHEIIVRLFEEGGELARLINHIYGPKKKKDDEAKQDLEEEIGDIIYTLICLANSNDIDLDKAIRKSFDKVTTRDKDRY
- a CDS encoding NUDIX domain-containing protein — protein: MSEQLFPKVGVGVMIFKDGKVLLGKRRGSHGEGEYAWPGGHLEYMESFEECARREVREETGMEIENIRFLRLVNLKEYAPKHYIDVGLIADWKNGEPKIVEPNKIESWNWYDTNKLPTPLFAPLPTYFESLKTGKNFWDA